From a single candidate division KSB1 bacterium genomic region:
- a CDS encoding trypsin-like peptidase domain-containing protein — translation MEMVKKSFLFLLLIFMPISQLVAQQEVGEPALRSIDPEEIVSKHKQGYEKTAPAIVKIVSDGGRKMAAGVILGVSEDGDGYVLTSFGAVAGLNKVAVILMNHPDALLGRIVDKWIDFDLDLAIISIRNFPDAQRVVSIQNSKSAKLEEIYLLIAHTDTGDWLPIEVNLANFDDTKFALSLPSESGMEGAPIVTKKGDMIGVFSSLKANSLSLAIRTNAIKPLINEWFNSVKLAQKWEEKRTGIATWIWAVGGSVIGGTIVTAIAISGGGNGPRPGLPRAPNPPPIPEKQR, via the coding sequence ATGGAAATGGTCAAAAAAAGTTTCCTCTTTCTTCTGTTAATTTTTATGCCAATTTCACAATTAGTTGCTCAACAGGAAGTCGGCGAGCCGGCGCTCAGGTCTATTGATCCCGAAGAAATAGTAAGTAAGCATAAACAGGGCTATGAGAAAACAGCCCCGGCAATCGTGAAAATTGTTTCAGATGGCGGGAGAAAAATGGCGGCCGGCGTCATACTTGGCGTTAGTGAGGATGGCGATGGTTATGTTCTGACTTCCTTTGGTGCGGTAGCCGGGCTGAATAAAGTTGCTGTTATTCTGATGAACCACCCCGACGCCCTTCTAGGCCGCATCGTTGACAAATGGATTGACTTTGATTTAGATTTGGCTATCATCAGCATTAGAAATTTTCCTGACGCGCAACGTGTGGTGTCAATTCAAAATTCAAAATCTGCCAAGCTTGAAGAGATATATTTGCTGATCGCGCATACTGACACCGGCGATTGGCTGCCCATTGAGGTGAATTTGGCGAATTTTGATGACACAAAATTTGCGTTAAGTTTACCCAGTGAATCAGGGATGGAAGGCGCTCCTATCGTTACAAAGAAAGGAGATATGATTGGAGTTTTCTCAAGCCTTAAAGCGAACAGCTTATCATTGGCAATTAGAACCAATGCCATAAAACCGCTTATTAATGAATGGTTTAACTCAGTTAAATTAGCACAAAAATGGGAAGAGAAGCGCACCGGTATCGCGACCTGGATCTGGGCTGTCGGGGGGAGCGTTATTGGCGGTACTATTGTGACTGCAATTGCGATTTCAGGGGGAGGCAATGGACCGAGACCGGGTTTGCCGCGCGCGCCCAACCCTCCGCCTATTCCTGAAAAACAGCGGTAA